One Acutalibacter muris DNA window includes the following coding sequences:
- a CDS encoding MATE family efflux transporter, which translates to MQDSVYLGTEKVGRLLGKFALPCIFSLIISCLYNIVDQIFVGNGVGYLGNAILGSFLGGVVIIAIGYTWGDGLLQLIGATGQNLSLAHDCGFIIYAMMPLALVQNTLASIIRAEGSPQYAMGAMLVGAVLNIIGDPVAIFVLDMGIKGAAWATILGQFVSFLICAAYLARSKTFRICGGSFKPRGKLLRQVMALGASSFLTQLSIVVITVINLWAGLGRPSPL; encoded by the coding sequence ATGCAAGACAGCGTCTATCTTGGCACGGAAAAGGTTGGCAGGCTGCTGGGGAAATTTGCCCTCCCATGTATCTTTTCACTGATTATTTCCTGCCTATACAACATTGTGGACCAGATTTTTGTAGGCAACGGCGTGGGCTATCTGGGCAACGCCATTCTTGGCTCTTTTCTTGGCGGGGTGGTAATTATTGCCATAGGCTATACCTGGGGCGACGGCCTGCTCCAGCTGATTGGGGCCACCGGGCAAAACCTTTCCCTGGCCCATGACTGCGGCTTTATCATCTACGCCATGATGCCCCTGGCCCTGGTGCAAAACACCCTGGCCTCTATTATCCGCGCGGAGGGCAGCCCCCAGTACGCTATGGGAGCCATGCTGGTGGGCGCGGTGCTGAATATTATTGGAGACCCGGTGGCGATTTTTGTACTGGATATGGGGATAAAGGGAGCGGCCTGGGCCACGATTTTAGGGCAGTTTGTCAGCTTCTTAATCTGCGCGGCCTATCTTGCCAGGAGTAAGACCTTCCGCATATGCGGCGGCAGCTTCAAGCCGAGGGGTAAGCTTCTCCGGCAGGTGATGGCTCTGGGCGCGTCCAGCTTCCTGACGCAGCTATCCATTGTGGTGATTACAGTCATTAATCTCTGGGCAGGACTGGGGCGACCCTCACCATTATGA
- a CDS encoding M15 family metallopeptidase: MTEKAMARRRRYRQRHRRNTLATWVASAACAAMLVFLAAMGCRDYVNKLPPPESSTFPGLALSETKQDTPDLTIQDSQPQEPSTVYEDGTDWNLRLVNRWNPLPEGYNVSLKELPGGEKVDERIYGPLTEMLEAAREGNWDELPRVISGYRTQEVQQELYDAEVNKYKSRGYSEEEAKAEAGKWVAVPGTSEHQLGLAVDVEGATYDVFIWLQENSYKYGFIFRYPGEKTDTTGTVEEVWHYRYVGVEAATEMYEQGLCLEEYVEMKGGISPRAGASTALTADRASLLE, encoded by the coding sequence ATGACAGAGAAAGCAATGGCACGCAGGCGCAGATATCGGCAGCGACACAGAAGGAACACCCTCGCCACATGGGTGGCGAGCGCGGCCTGCGCGGCTATGCTGGTGTTCCTGGCGGCAATGGGGTGCAGGGACTATGTGAATAAGCTGCCACCCCCGGAAAGCTCCACCTTCCCCGGACTGGCGCTGAGCGAGACCAAGCAGGACACGCCAGACCTGACAATTCAAGACAGCCAGCCCCAGGAGCCATCAACAGTTTACGAGGACGGCACGGACTGGAACCTCCGCCTTGTGAACCGCTGGAACCCCCTCCCGGAGGGGTACAACGTGAGCCTCAAGGAGCTCCCCGGCGGGGAGAAGGTAGACGAGCGCATTTATGGGCCGCTGACGGAGATGCTTGAAGCCGCCAGGGAGGGCAACTGGGACGAGCTGCCCCGGGTGATCTCCGGCTACCGTACCCAGGAGGTGCAGCAGGAGCTGTATGACGCCGAGGTAAACAAGTACAAATCCCGGGGCTATTCAGAGGAGGAGGCTAAAGCTGAAGCGGGCAAGTGGGTGGCTGTCCCGGGTACCAGCGAGCATCAGCTTGGCTTGGCGGTGGACGTGGAGGGGGCAACCTATGATGTATTCATCTGGCTCCAGGAGAACAGCTATAAGTATGGATTTATCTTCCGCTATCCGGGGGAAAAGACAGATACTACCGGCACGGTGGAGGAGGTCTGGCACTACCGCTATGTAGGGGTGGAGGCCGCCACGGAGATGTATGAGCAGGGGCTTTGCCTGGAGGAGTATGTGGAAATGAAAGGGGGAATTTCACCGCGGGCTGGAGCCAGCACCGCGCTGACGGCGGACAGGGCCTCCTTGCTGGAGTAG
- a CDS encoding ZIP family metal transporter has protein sequence MVRNVLAELLLPFLGTSLGAGCVFFIKSGLNRAVQRSLTGFAAGVMVAASVWSLLVPAMEQSADMGRLAFLPAVTGFWLGILFLLVLDRAIPHLHQGTNQPEGPHARLKRTTMLVLAVTLHNIPEGMAVGVVLAGWISGNSGITAAGTLALSLGIALQNFPEGAIISMPLRAEGTGKGRAFLYGVLSGVVEPLAAMLTILAAGFILPALPYLLSFAAGAMIYVVVEELIPEASVGEHSNLGTLFFAAGFAVMLALEVALG, from the coding sequence ATGGTACGAAACGTTCTGGCAGAATTACTGCTCCCCTTTCTGGGCACTTCCCTGGGGGCAGGCTGTGTGTTCTTCATAAAAAGCGGGCTGAACCGGGCTGTCCAACGCTCCCTAACCGGCTTTGCCGCCGGGGTCATGGTGGCGGCTTCCGTGTGGAGCCTGTTGGTGCCCGCCATGGAGCAGTCGGCGGATATGGGCAGGCTGGCGTTCCTTCCGGCGGTGACAGGGTTCTGGCTGGGCATACTGTTCCTGCTGGTGCTGGACAGGGCGATACCCCATCTGCACCAGGGCACAAACCAGCCGGAGGGCCCTCATGCCCGGCTGAAACGGACGACCATGCTGGTGCTGGCGGTCACCCTGCACAATATCCCGGAGGGAATGGCGGTGGGCGTGGTGCTGGCGGGGTGGATTTCCGGGAACAGCGGCATTACCGCCGCCGGTACGCTGGCCCTGTCCCTGGGCATCGCCCTGCAGAACTTCCCGGAGGGAGCCATCATCTCCATGCCGCTCCGAGCGGAGGGAACGGGCAAAGGGCGTGCTTTTCTGTACGGCGTTCTCTCCGGGGTGGTGGAGCCTCTGGCGGCTATGCTGACTATTTTGGCGGCTGGGTTCATTCTGCCCGCGCTGCCATATCTGCTCAGTTTCGCGGCGGGAGCTATGATTTATGTTGTCGTGGAGGAGCTCATTCCCGAGGCGTCTGTTGGGGAGCATTCCAACCTGGGGACGCTGTTCTTTGCGGCTGGGTTTGCCGTTATGCTGGCACTGGAGGTGGCGCTGGGGTAG
- a CDS encoding YbaN family protein, with amino-acid sequence MRIRKIGYIVLGGVGVGLGAVGAVLPLMPAFPFLLLAAFCFARSSERLDRWFKGTKLYKENLESFVQGKGMTKKTKVRIMVTVTLLMSIGFVMMHAVPVGRIVLGCVWVFHILYFCFGVRTIPADG; translated from the coding sequence ATGAGAATCAGGAAAATCGGGTACATAGTTTTAGGAGGTGTTGGCGTTGGGCTGGGTGCGGTGGGGGCGGTTCTGCCCTTAATGCCCGCGTTTCCGTTTTTACTGCTGGCGGCGTTCTGCTTTGCCCGCAGTTCAGAGCGCTTGGACAGATGGTTCAAGGGGACGAAGCTCTATAAGGAGAACCTGGAGAGCTTTGTCCAGGGCAAGGGTATGACGAAAAAGACAAAGGTGCGCATTATGGTGACGGTGACTTTGCTCATGTCCATCGGCTTTGTGATGATGCACGCCGTGCCGGTGGGCCGCATCGTGCTGGGGTGCGTGTGGGTGTTCCATATCCTGTATTTTTGCTTTGGGGTCAGGACGATTCCGGCAGACGGCTGA
- the vanR gene encoding VanR-ABDEGLN family response regulator transcription factor gives MPEKILVVDDEKEIADLVELYLKNENYEVCKFYTAQEALACIASTELDLAILDIMLPGTSGFAICQKIREKHNYPVIMLTAKIEETDKITGLTLGADDYITKPFRPLELVARVKAQLRRYKRYNPGMAVEPDVQQSVLEHAGLTMNIKTHECLLNEKPLTLTPTEFSLLRILLENKGQVVSAEEMFHQIWQDEYYTKSNNTITVHIRHLREKLGESAGYIKTIWGVGYKIEK, from the coding sequence ATGCCAGAAAAAATCCTTGTAGTGGATGATGAAAAGGAAATAGCCGACCTAGTAGAACTCTACCTCAAAAATGAAAACTATGAGGTCTGCAAGTTCTACACAGCCCAGGAGGCCCTGGCCTGCATCGCCTCCACAGAGCTGGACCTTGCGATATTGGACATCATGCTCCCCGGCACCAGCGGCTTTGCCATCTGCCAGAAAATACGGGAAAAGCATAACTACCCTGTCATCATGCTGACGGCAAAAATAGAAGAAACCGACAAGATCACCGGCCTGACCCTGGGCGCGGACGACTACATCACCAAGCCCTTCCGCCCCCTGGAGCTGGTGGCCCGGGTGAAGGCCCAGCTGCGCCGGTACAAGCGCTATAACCCCGGCATGGCGGTCGAGCCTGACGTGCAGCAGAGCGTGCTTGAACACGCGGGGCTTACCATGAACATCAAGACTCACGAGTGCCTTCTGAATGAAAAACCCCTTACCTTGACCCCCACCGAGTTCTCCCTCCTGCGCATTTTGTTGGAAAACAAGGGCCAAGTGGTCAGCGCGGAGGAGATGTTCCACCAGATTTGGCAGGACGAGTATTATACCAAGTCCAACAACACCATCACGGTACACATCCGGCACCTGCGGGAAAAGCTCGGGGAGAGCGCCGGGTACATCAAGACCATCTGGGGAGTGGGGTATAAAATTGAAAAATAA
- the cydC gene encoding thiol reductant ABC exporter subunit CydC — translation MKRSGFKVMLRLIGLVQPLAGFMALAIGMGLAGHLCAAFITIFGGYAVLDLLQFDTPFSLTAIFISVGVFALLRGLLRYAEQASNHFIAFKLLALIRDRVFRALRRLCPAKLEGRDRGDLISVITSDIELLEVFYAHTISPAAIAGLFTVVMCLFIGSCHWALGLLALFAYAVVGLAVPLLTSRFSGEEGMVFRQESGELSAFVLDSLRGLDETLQYGQGEARLAQMNARTDALSESESRRKRKAGRSMAATNTVILLLDLAMLFASAALYSQGQVGFAGVLIPTVALMSSFGPCVALANLGSTLQSTFAAGNRVLDLLDEAPLVEEVSGQTQVEFTGAAAENLSFSYGGEEVLSGLSLDIPKGQVVGIVGRSGSGKSTFLKLLMRFWRARPGQVQVSGREVGQINTRNLRDMESFVTQETHLFHDSLRNNLRIAKLDATDEEIIAACKKAAVHNFIMTLPKGYDTPVGELGGTLSGGERQRLGLARAFLHNAPLMLLDEPTSNLDSLNEAVILKSLGQERDGKTVVLVSHRQSTMRIADQVYSVENGRLS, via the coding sequence ATGAAAAGGAGCGGATTCAAGGTAATGCTGCGGCTGATAGGGCTGGTACAGCCTTTAGCCGGGTTCATGGCGCTGGCGATTGGGATGGGCCTTGCCGGTCACCTGTGCGCGGCGTTCATCACCATCTTCGGCGGGTATGCGGTGCTGGATTTATTGCAGTTTGACACGCCCTTCAGCCTGACTGCCATTTTCATTTCCGTGGGCGTGTTCGCCTTGTTGCGGGGCCTTTTGCGCTATGCCGAGCAGGCCAGCAACCACTTTATCGCCTTCAAGCTGCTGGCGCTCATAAGGGACCGGGTGTTCCGCGCCCTGCGGCGTCTGTGCCCCGCCAAGCTGGAGGGTCGCGACCGGGGTGACCTTATCTCGGTCATCACGTCAGATATTGAACTGCTGGAGGTGTTCTACGCCCACACCATCTCCCCGGCGGCCATTGCCGGGCTGTTTACGGTGGTGATGTGCCTGTTCATCGGCAGCTGCCACTGGGCGCTGGGGCTGCTGGCTCTGTTCGCTTATGCCGTTGTGGGGCTGGCCGTGCCACTTCTGACCTCCCGGTTCAGCGGGGAGGAGGGCATGGTATTCCGGCAGGAGTCCGGGGAGCTGAGCGCCTTTGTGCTGGACAGCCTGCGGGGGCTGGACGAGACCCTCCAGTACGGCCAGGGGGAGGCCCGCCTTGCCCAAATGAATGCCCGCACCGATGCTCTCTCAGAGAGCGAGTCCAGAAGGAAGCGCAAGGCGGGACGGAGCATGGCGGCCACAAACACGGTGATCCTTCTGCTGGATTTAGCAATGCTTTTCGCCTCGGCGGCACTGTACAGCCAGGGGCAGGTGGGATTTGCCGGAGTGCTTATCCCCACGGTGGCCCTGATGAGCAGCTTTGGCCCCTGCGTGGCCCTGGCGAACCTGGGCAGCACCTTGCAGAGTACCTTTGCTGCTGGCAACCGGGTCTTGGACCTTCTGGACGAAGCGCCTTTGGTGGAGGAGGTCAGCGGTCAGACCCAGGTGGAGTTCACCGGCGCGGCGGCGGAAAATCTCAGCTTTTCCTATGGCGGCGAAGAGGTACTCAGCGGGCTGAGCCTGGACATTCCCAAGGGGCAGGTTGTCGGTATAGTGGGCAGAAGCGGCAGTGGCAAGTCTACCTTCTTAAAGCTGCTCATGCGCTTCTGGCGGGCAAGGCCGGGTCAGGTGCAGGTCTCGGGCCGGGAGGTGGGGCAAATCAACACTCGAAACCTCCGGGACATGGAGAGCTTTGTCACCCAGGAGACCCATCTGTTTCACGACAGCCTTCGCAATAACCTGCGCATTGCAAAGCTGGACGCTACAGACGAGGAGATCATTGCCGCCTGCAAAAAGGCCGCTGTCCATAACTTCATCATGACCCTGCCCAAGGGCTATGACACTCCCGTGGGCGAGCTGGGCGGTACCCTCTCCGGCGGGGAGCGCCAGCGACTGGGACTGGCGAGAGCTTTTCTCCATAACGCGCCGCTGATGCTCCTGGACGAACCCACCAGTAACCTGGACAGCCTGAACGAGGCGGTGATTTTGAAGTCCCTGGGCCAGGAGCGGGATGGTAAGACCGTGGTGCTGGTGTCCCACCGGCAGAGCACCATGCGCATAGCAGACCAGGTGTACTCGGTGGAAAACGGGAGGCTGAGCTAA
- a CDS encoding 6TM ABC transporter family protein: MWKYVKRYLPLAVLAGLFMMGEVLMDLVQPGIMSRIVDDGVLGMNGDGLGDLSLVWTLGLQMIGLVLFGGLCGSMNNVFVHLSGAWSAVCF; encoded by the coding sequence ATGTGGAAATATGTCAAAAGATACCTGCCGCTGGCGGTCCTTGCCGGACTCTTCATGATGGGAGAAGTACTGATGGATCTGGTGCAGCCCGGCATTATGAGCCGTATCGTGGACGATGGCGTGCTGGGGATGAACGGAGATGGCCTAGGGGATTTATCCTTGGTTTGGACCTTGGGCTTGCAAATGATTGGGCTGGTATTGTTCGGCGGCCTATGCGGCTCCATGAACAATGTGTTTGTCCATTTGTCCGGGGCATGGTCCGCTGTGTGTTTTTGA
- a CDS encoding nitrous oxide-stimulated promoter family protein produces MDTNTKREREKIRAVMCFSGPRRLFVCPVQAVRHVIETRNERRRLEEQI; encoded by the coding sequence ATGGACACAAACACAAAGCGGGAGCGGGAGAAGATACGGGCGGTGATGTGCTTTTCAGGACCCAGGAGGCTCTTTGTCTGCCCAGTGCAGGCGGTGCGGCACGTGATAGAAACCAGAAACGAAAGACGCAGATTGGAGGAACAGATATGA
- a CDS encoding sensor histidine kinase, whose protein sequence is MKNKITKILQLLMLLTAGFAACSALYFLVDNVFDGFFIDWFEGFFTQTEGHFNPVEGTGEIWHTINWGRLKPFVLAVFIGGTLLWLTAAFVAAQAAAKRQEKRTITDISQRLRAYMKGSADAVTVFPKEQAEISAQLSDIKSALLENERRLKEETTRKNDLIAYLAHDLKTPLTSVIGYLSLLNEAPDMPVEQRAKYTRITLDKAYRLEKMINEFFDITRYNLQEIALQKEPVDLYYLLVQLTDELLPVLEKNGNTVRLQADEALTVPGDPDKLARVFGNVLKNAAAYSYPDTEIVITAEEKEGAVTLRFSNRGRTIPQEKLNSLFEKFYRLDEARTSGTGGAGLGLAIAKEIVTLHGGRITAESIDETVTFTVTLPAQS, encoded by the coding sequence TTGAAAAATAAAATTACCAAGATATTACAGCTTCTCATGCTGCTGACCGCCGGGTTTGCAGCCTGCTCGGCGCTGTATTTTCTGGTGGACAACGTGTTCGATGGCTTTTTTATCGATTGGTTCGAGGGCTTTTTCACCCAGACCGAGGGCCACTTCAACCCCGTAGAGGGCACAGGGGAGATCTGGCACACCATCAACTGGGGGCGGCTGAAGCCCTTTGTGCTGGCGGTGTTCATCGGCGGCACGCTCTTGTGGCTGACGGCGGCTTTTGTGGCCGCCCAGGCCGCCGCCAAACGCCAGGAAAAGCGCACCATCACCGACATCAGCCAGCGCCTGCGGGCTTACATGAAAGGCAGCGCCGACGCCGTAACGGTGTTCCCCAAGGAGCAGGCCGAGATATCCGCGCAGCTTTCAGACATCAAGTCAGCCTTGCTGGAAAATGAGCGCCGTTTAAAGGAGGAGACCACCCGCAAAAACGACCTCATCGCCTACCTGGCCCACGACCTGAAAACCCCCCTGACCTCTGTTATCGGCTACCTGAGCCTTTTGAACGAGGCCCCGGATATGCCGGTAGAGCAACGGGCCAAGTACACCCGCATCACCCTGGACAAAGCCTATAGGCTTGAAAAGATGATAAACGAATTCTTCGACATCACCCGGTACAATTTGCAGGAGATAGCCCTCCAGAAGGAGCCGGTGGACCTCTACTACCTGCTGGTGCAGCTCACAGACGAGCTGCTGCCGGTGCTGGAGAAGAACGGTAATACGGTCAGATTGCAGGCCGATGAAGCCCTCACCGTCCCTGGCGACCCGGACAAGCTGGCTCGGGTGTTTGGAAATGTGCTGAAAAACGCCGCTGCCTACAGCTACCCTGACACGGAAATTGTCATCACTGCGGAAGAAAAGGAGGGGGCCGTCACCCTCCGCTTTAGCAACCGGGGCAGGACTATCCCACAGGAAAAGCTTAATTCCCTCTTTGAAAAATTCTACCGTCTGGACGAAGCCCGCACCTCGGGCACCGGCGGGGCCGGGCTGGGGCTGGCTATCGCCAAGGAGATCGTCACCCTGCATGGGGGCAGGATAACAGCGGAGAGCATAGATGAAACCGTCACATTTACCGTCACCCTGCCCGCGCAATCTTAG
- a CDS encoding ABC transporter ATP-binding protein/permease — MINKRLIGTVPESRKYVAGNIALQWLSLLANIALMTAITALLAALALGETGQIGLTAAVAAGAVVVRFSCTVGASRMGYLSSKAVKRTLRELIYRKLLRLGAGYRQSASTAEVVQVAVEGVDQLETYFGAYLPQFFYALLAPLTLFAYLCTVNVPSAVVLLVCVPLIPIAIAAVQTWAKKLLAKYWGQYTALGDTFLENLQGLTTLKIYQSDGFKQEEMNREAESFRRITMKVLTMQLNSITIMDLIAYGGAALGVVLSVTQYRAGRADLAGCLLIILLSADFFIPMRQLGSFFHIAMNGMAASEKIFRLLDLPEPEQGAAPFPEDCSITCTGLGFAYEPDRPLLHDIELAVPKGGFTAVVGESGCGKSTVAGLLMGRNRGYTGSLQIGGAELTDIAEASLMKNITYISHQSYLFKGTVRENLQMGRPDATDDELWAALEKVKLDGFLRQEKGLDTPLTEQGANLSGGQRQRLALARALLHDSPVYVFDEATSNIDVESENDIMAEIHQLAREKTVILISHRLANVIGADNIYVVEKGRVVERGTHYELLDKRGAYAALWNAQQSLENYGREAI, encoded by the coding sequence ATGATCAACAAGCGCCTAATCGGTACGGTCCCCGAGAGCCGGAAATATGTGGCCGGGAACATAGCCCTGCAATGGCTTTCCCTGTTGGCAAACATAGCCCTGATGACTGCTATAACAGCCCTTTTGGCCGCACTGGCCCTTGGTGAGACTGGTCAAATCGGCCTGACGGCAGCGGTAGCGGCAGGAGCCGTCGTCGTTCGGTTCTCCTGCACAGTGGGGGCCAGCCGCATGGGCTATCTCTCGTCCAAGGCCGTCAAGCGCACCTTGCGGGAGCTTATCTACCGCAAGCTCCTCCGGCTGGGGGCTGGCTATCGCCAGAGCGCCAGCACCGCCGAGGTGGTTCAGGTGGCGGTGGAGGGAGTAGACCAGCTGGAGACCTACTTCGGGGCGTACCTGCCCCAGTTCTTCTACGCCCTGCTGGCCCCGCTGACCCTATTCGCCTACCTGTGCACAGTAAACGTACCCTCGGCGGTGGTGCTGCTGGTGTGCGTGCCGCTGATTCCCATAGCCATCGCCGCCGTGCAGACCTGGGCCAAGAAGCTGCTCGCCAAATACTGGGGGCAATATACCGCTTTGGGCGACACCTTTCTGGAAAACCTGCAAGGCTTAACAACCTTAAAAATCTACCAGTCCGATGGTTTCAAGCAGGAGGAGATGAACCGGGAGGCCGAGAGCTTCCGGCGAATCACCATGAAGGTGTTGACCATGCAGCTGAACTCCATCACCATCATGGACCTGATCGCCTACGGCGGCGCGGCCCTGGGGGTGGTGCTGTCCGTGACCCAGTACCGGGCCGGGCGGGCGGACTTGGCCGGATGCCTGCTCATTATCCTGTTGTCCGCGGACTTTTTCATTCCCATGCGGCAGCTGGGCAGCTTTTTCCACATCGCCATGAACGGCATGGCTGCCAGCGAGAAGATTTTCCGTCTGCTGGATCTGCCCGAGCCGGAGCAGGGCGCGGCTCCTTTTCCAGAGGACTGCTCCATTACCTGCACTGGCCTAGGCTTTGCTTACGAGCCTGACCGGCCCCTTCTTCATGACATCGAGTTAGCTGTGCCTAAAGGCGGCTTTACCGCTGTCGTAGGAGAATCCGGCTGCGGCAAGAGCACCGTCGCCGGGCTTCTCATGGGACGGAACCGGGGATATACCGGCTCCCTCCAGATTGGCGGCGCGGAGCTGACGGACATTGCCGAAGCAAGTCTGATGAAAAACATCACATATATCAGCCACCAGAGCTATCTGTTCAAGGGAACGGTGCGGGAGAACCTGCAGATGGGCAGGCCCGATGCCACGGACGATGAACTCTGGGCGGCGCTGGAAAAGGTGAAGCTGGACGGTTTCCTCCGGCAGGAGAAGGGCCTTGACACCCCCCTCACCGAGCAGGGTGCAAACCTCTCCGGGGGCCAGCGGCAGCGGCTGGCCCTGGCCCGGGCGCTGCTCCACGACAGTCCAGTGTACGTCTTCGACGAGGCCACCTCCAACATCGACGTGGAGAGCGAGAACGACATTATGGCAGAGATTCACCAACTGGCCAGGGAAAAGACGGTCATTCTCATCTCCCACCGGCTGGCCAATGTGATCGGCGCGGACAACATTTATGTGGTGGAAAAGGGCCGCGTTGTGGAGCGCGGTACACACTATGAGCTGCTGGATAAGCGGGGCGCTTACGCCGCCCTCTGGAACGCCCAGCAGTCTTTGGAGAACTACGGAAGGGAGGCCATCTGA
- a CDS encoding MarR family winged helix-turn-helix transcriptional regulator, which yields MRHKENYEKHVAQRRAHYESEDTNGRLVINLRDISHTMRDLSEGRGSQKRVLILLLETGPITQRELTERLGIQPGSASEVVAKLENAGLLTRTESESDRRTVDVTMTGEGERQAKEAKSQREGRHREMFAALSEEEKSQLLGLLEKVNRDWESRYAQRQCHHQGRHGKHGPHSEQEGHELRHEGSAEDRPHCNHDCLNCPNPCGKGRALRESGR from the coding sequence ATGAGACACAAGGAAAACTACGAAAAGCATGTGGCCCAGCGCCGGGCACACTATGAGAGTGAGGACACAAACGGCAGGCTGGTCATCAACCTGCGGGACATCAGCCACACCATGCGGGATTTGTCCGAGGGGCGGGGCAGCCAGAAACGCGTTTTGATTTTGCTTTTAGAAACTGGCCCCATTACCCAGCGAGAGCTGACAGAGCGGCTGGGCATCCAGCCCGGGTCCGCCAGCGAGGTGGTCGCCAAGCTGGAAAACGCAGGACTGCTTACCCGCACGGAGAGCGAAAGCGACCGCCGCACGGTGGACGTTACCATGACCGGGGAGGGTGAGAGACAGGCGAAAGAGGCAAAAAGTCAGCGGGAGGGACGGCACAGGGAGATGTTCGCGGCCTTGTCCGAGGAGGAGAAATCCCAGCTGTTGGGGCTTTTGGAAAAGGTCAACAGGGATTGGGAGTCCCGCTACGCGCAACGGCAGTGCCATCACCAGGGCCGCCATGGGAAACACGGCCCCCACAGTGAACAGGAGGGCCATGAGCTCCGCCACGAGGGCAGCGCGGAGGACCGGCCCCACTGCAACCACGACTGCCTAAACTGCCCAAACCCCTGCGGGAAAGGCAGGGCCCTTCGGGAAAGCGGCAGGTAG
- a CDS encoding transposase: MLCEASINQQSLTQFMDRLVRTSLRKVFLILDNLKGHHGKKAAARLDRHRKKIELFLLAAYLRPNVISAIKPPPSCEPYNLLPIRSPLSFCMIRFPVFLFGGNTPPEDGFAPQGRGCVYLSGRPGKSGGRVLTCHCQGPLRSLGGRRLLS, encoded by the coding sequence ATGCTGTGTGAGGCTTCCATAAATCAGCAGAGCCTGACCCAATTTATGGACCGGCTGGTTCGGACCTCCCTCCGAAAGGTTTTTCTGATTTTGGACAACTTAAAGGGGCACCATGGGAAAAAGGCCGCAGCCCGACTGGACAGGCATCGGAAAAAAATTGAGCTGTTCCTTCTGGCGGCTTACCTCAGACCAAACGTGATATCCGCCATAAAACCGCCTCCTTCATGCGAGCCCTACAACCTTCTCCCGATAAGGTCTCCGCTTTCTTTCTGCATGATCAGATTTCCGGTATTTTTGTTCGGGGGTAATACCCCTCCCGAAGATGGATTTGCACCACAGGGCCGTGGCTGTGTATATCTATCTGGCAGACCGGGCAAATCGGGTGGGCGAGTGCTGACCTGCCATTGCCAGGGACCCTTGCGCTCTCTCGGCGGCAGGCGCCTCCTGTCATAG